A DNA window from Impatiens glandulifera chromosome 7, dImpGla2.1, whole genome shotgun sequence contains the following coding sequences:
- the LOC124910361 gene encoding WAT1-related protein At5g40240-like isoform X1 → MEMEEDRERKKETGFISSLKGFAPFAAMVFVEFGEVGMLTFTKASMNAGISTFVYLVYYNSLGVILLFPFFLYRIYRNKQSDLTFALLFRFFLLGLFGRSLLLFGYTGIRYSSPALAAAINNLVPVFTFLLAIIFKIEKMDLKNVSSVAKFLGTIVAVSGALVDTLYKGPPIISGTSQSALDPQALAADDSKWALGGLLLGISAFSIATWNILQAATVKLYPEKISVVFFFSLFGTLQCAIIAFIVEKDPIAWIIPPGIPTVAIIYAGTFGIAIRFNIITWCLHEKGPLFVTMFKPLGMVIAVISGMVLLGDALYLGSVIGAGIIAVGFYMVMWGQGKESKVTPSLTKERKSLWKKLSQRWNRKAQL, encoded by the exons ATGGAGATGGAGGAAGAtcgagagagaaagaaagaaactgGTTTTATTTCTTCGTTAAAGGGATTTGCTCCCTTTGCAGCCATGGTTTTTGTCGAATTCGGTGAAGTAGGCATGCTTACTTTCACCAAAGCCTCCATGAATGCTGGTATCAGCACCTTTGTCTATCTCGTCTACTACAATTCACTCGGCGTCATTCTTCTTTTTCCATTCTTCCTCTACCGCATCTACAG gaacaagcaatctgatctCACATTCGCTCTCCTCTTCAGATTTTTCCTTTTAGGCCTTTTTGG GAGAAGCTTGCTGCTTTTTGGTTATACAGGGATCCGTTATAGTTCTCCGGCTCTGGCTGCAGCTATCAACAATCTAGTACCTGTTTTCACATTCTTGCTTGCCATTATTTTCAA GATTGAGAAAATGGATTTGAAGAATGTAAGTAGTGTTGCAAAATTTTTGGGAACTATAGTTGCTGTATCAGGTGCATTAGTGGATACCCTATATAAAGGCCCACCAATCATTTCGGGTACATCTCAGTCTGCTTTAGATCCTCAAGCCCTTGCAGCCGATGACTCAAAATGGGCACTGGGCGGTCTTTTGCTTGGAATCAGTGCCTTTTCTATTGCAACATGGAATATCTTACAG GCAGCAACTGTAAAGCTATACCCAGAGAAGATAAGTGTTGTGTTTTTCTTCAGCTTGTTTGGTACTCTTCAATGCGCAATTATTGCATTCATTGTTGAAAAAGACCCAATTGCTTGGATAATACCCCCTGGAATCCCTACAGTTGCTATTATTTATGCT GGTACGTTTGGAATAGCGATACGATTTAATATCATCACATGGTGTTTACATGAGAAGGGTCCTCTCTTTGTTACTATGTTCAAGCCCCTTGGTATGGTTATTGCTGTAATCTCTGGAATGGTTTTGCTTGGCGATGCTCTTTATCTTGGCAG TGTAATTGGAGCAGGCATTATAGCGGTTGGATTCTACATGGTGATGTGGGGACAAGGTAAAGAAAGTAAAGTAACACCATCTCTTACAAAAGAGAGAAAATCGTTGTGGAAGAAGTTGTCTCAGCGTTGGAATCGTAAAGCCCAACTGTAG
- the LOC124910361 gene encoding WAT1-related protein At5g40240-like isoform X2 encodes MLVSAPLSISSTTIHSASFFFFHSSSTASTGFLNKQSDLTFALLFRFFLLGLFGRSLLLFGYTGIRYSSPALAAAINNLVPVFTFLLAIIFKIEKMDLKNVSSVAKFLGTIVAVSGALVDTLYKGPPIISGTSQSALDPQALAADDSKWALGGLLLGISAFSIATWNILQAATVKLYPEKISVVFFFSLFGTLQCAIIAFIVEKDPIAWIIPPGIPTVAIIYAGTFGIAIRFNIITWCLHEKGPLFVTMFKPLGMVIAVISGMVLLGDALYLGSVIGAGIIAVGFYMVMWGQGKESKVTPSLTKERKSLWKKLSQRWNRKAQL; translated from the exons ATGCTGGTATCAGCACCTTTGTCTATCTCGTCTACTACAATTCACTCGGCGTCATTCTTCTTTTTCCATTCTTCCTCTACCGCATCTACAGGTTTCTT gaacaagcaatctgatctCACATTCGCTCTCCTCTTCAGATTTTTCCTTTTAGGCCTTTTTGG GAGAAGCTTGCTGCTTTTTGGTTATACAGGGATCCGTTATAGTTCTCCGGCTCTGGCTGCAGCTATCAACAATCTAGTACCTGTTTTCACATTCTTGCTTGCCATTATTTTCAA GATTGAGAAAATGGATTTGAAGAATGTAAGTAGTGTTGCAAAATTTTTGGGAACTATAGTTGCTGTATCAGGTGCATTAGTGGATACCCTATATAAAGGCCCACCAATCATTTCGGGTACATCTCAGTCTGCTTTAGATCCTCAAGCCCTTGCAGCCGATGACTCAAAATGGGCACTGGGCGGTCTTTTGCTTGGAATCAGTGCCTTTTCTATTGCAACATGGAATATCTTACAG GCAGCAACTGTAAAGCTATACCCAGAGAAGATAAGTGTTGTGTTTTTCTTCAGCTTGTTTGGTACTCTTCAATGCGCAATTATTGCATTCATTGTTGAAAAAGACCCAATTGCTTGGATAATACCCCCTGGAATCCCTACAGTTGCTATTATTTATGCT GGTACGTTTGGAATAGCGATACGATTTAATATCATCACATGGTGTTTACATGAGAAGGGTCCTCTCTTTGTTACTATGTTCAAGCCCCTTGGTATGGTTATTGCTGTAATCTCTGGAATGGTTTTGCTTGGCGATGCTCTTTATCTTGGCAG TGTAATTGGAGCAGGCATTATAGCGGTTGGATTCTACATGGTGATGTGGGGACAAGGTAAAGAAAGTAAAGTAACACCATCTCTTACAAAAGAGAGAAAATCGTTGTGGAAGAAGTTGTCTCAGCGTTGGAATCGTAAAGCCCAACTGTAG
- the LOC124945725 gene encoding mitochondrial import inner membrane translocase subunit TIM23-1-like has product MADFSSEKKPSYRQYHPYQDMQIPIHNLYNLPTSPELVFSEEATKQRRSWSENLTFYTGCGYLAGAIGGGVKGSVEGFRAAESGETLKLRINRVLNSGGHTGRRFGNSVGVLGLIFAGVESGITHLRDTEDVLNSVLAGLGTGALYRAAAGVRSAAIAGAIGGVAAGAVSGGKLVLKRYVPL; this is encoded by the coding sequence ATGGCCGATTTTTCGTCGGAGAAGAAGCCATCCTACCGTCAATATCACCCTTACCAAGACATGCAAATTCCAATCCATAACCTTTATAACCTCCCCACCTCCCCTGAACTCGTATTCTCCGAAGAAGCCACAAAGCAACGGCGATCATGGAGCGAAAATCTCACTTTCTACACCGGATGCGGATATCTTGCCGGCGCAATCGGCGGAGGCGTTAAAGGATCTGTTGAAGGGTTTCGTGCGGCTGAATCAGGCGAAACGTTGAAGCTACGTATTAATCGTGTTCTCAATTCCGGTGGTCATACAGGAAGGAGGTTTGGAAATTCAGTGGGCGTTTTAGGTTTGATATTTGCTGGGGTTGAGAGTGGGATTACACATTTGAGAGACACTGAAGATGTTTTGAATAGTGTATTGGCTGGACTTGGAACAGGTGCTCTTTATAGGGCGGCGGCTGGTGTAAGGTCAGCTGCGATTGCTGGTGCGATTGGCGGTGTGGCTGCCGGAGCTGTAAGTGGTGGGAAACTCGTATTGAAACGGTATGTTCCATTATAA
- the LOC124909840 gene encoding histone H1-like encodes MITEAIVSLKEKNGSSQYAITKFIEEKQIQLPPNFKKLLLVQLKKLVSTSKLVKVKASFKLPAQSKVAKSAAAAPAKKKPAPAPAKAKKTVKPDG; translated from the exons ATGATTACCGAAGCGATTGTATCGCTTAAGGAGAAGAATGGATCGAGTCAGTACGCGATCACGAAGTTCATTGAGGAGAAGCAGATACAGCTTCCTCCTAATTTCAAGAAATTGTTGTTGGTTCAGCTGAAGAAACTTGTTTCGACTTCCAAATTGGTGAAAGTGAAAGCTTCTTTCAAGCTTCCTGCTCAGTCGAAGGTGGCGAAGTCTGCCGCCGCTGCTCCTGCCAAGAAGAAACCGGCACCGGCACCGGCGAAGGCTAAGAAGACTGTGAAACCGGATG GGTAA